The Candidatus Paceibacterota bacterium genomic sequence CACGGGCAGCCCTTGGGCGACCTGAGCTGCGCCATGATGGAGAGCAAGTCAGTGATTGCCGGGCGTCGCTTCATAGCAGCGGAGTGATAAAGTGCTGTCGTGCTGGAGTATGGGGAGGGAACATCCCATCACTTAAGCTCTCTCCTGCTCCAACGCTGCTATTCCCCCTCACAGTATCACTAGGTTGTCCCGATGCACCACTTCTACCCGCTGGAGCTTTCGCGCTTTGACTTCGCCGGCCCCGAACCCGGCAATGCCCCGGGCAAACTCAGTGCCGTCCGTGTCGCAGATGCGCACCACGTCTCCCGCCGCAAAATCACCGTCACACCGCGCGACCCCGGGCGGCAGCAGGCTCTTGCCGCCTTCCCGCAACGCCTTCTTCGCTCCGGCATCCACGAACAGCGCGCCTTTCGGATGATGAAAGAACGCGATCCATCGCTTGCGGCCTTTGAGCCGGGTCGGCTGCGGCACAAACAGCGTGCCCTCCTCCTCACCCGCCACAACGCGGGCCATTACGCGCTTCTTCCGGCCCGAGGCAATGACGAGCGGAATGCCGGATCGCATAGCGATCTTGGCCGCCTGAATCTTCGAAGCCATGCCGCCGACAGCGGTGGGGCTGGTCGTTCCGCCCGCCTTTTGCTCCAACGTGTGGTCCACTCGCTCAATCACCGGAATTGTCCGCGGATTGGCCCGGCCGAAGTTCTCCAGCACGCCGTCCACGCTCGTCAGAATGAGCAGCAAATCCGCCGGGAGGAGCGAGGCGACCAGCGCCGAGAGTTTGTCGTTGTCGCCGAATTTCAGTTCCGTGAACGAGACCGCGTCGTTCTCGTTGATGATGGGGATGATGCCGTTCGCCAGCAGCCGCACCAGGGTATTGCGGGCATTGAGGTGGCGCTCGTGGTGTTCCAGGTCGTCGTGGGTGAGCAGGATTTGGGCGACGGCCAGCCCATGCGCGCTGAAGAGCTTGTCATATATGGCCATGAGCCGCGATTGACCCACCGCCGCGCATGCCTGCAGCTCGGCCAGCTCAGCGGGTCGCTTCTGGAAACCCAGCGCGCCCATGCCCGCCCCCACTGCGCCCGAGGAAACGAGCACCACTTCCCGGCCCGCCCGGCGCTGGTCGGCCATTTGCGCCACCAACTGCTCCATCTGGGCAAGATCCGGCTGCTTCCGGCTGTCGGTCAGGACCCCGGTGCCCAGCTTCACCACTATGCGCGTGACGTCTTTGATGATTGCAGAACGCACGCGCAGCTTGGTAGCAAACCCGGCGGCGGCTGTCGAATTCCAAATCCCGCTCGCCAGATGTCGCCTCGGGACCGGTGCCGAATCGCTACGTCAACGTGCTACGCCCAATCCCTCCCACCGCTGGCCCCAGACAACAGTCGAATGAGGGGTGCAGGCGCTCCGAAAGGAAGAAACAGTCGCGGTCCAGGCTGCGACTCCCGGGAAACTACCAGGGATCGGCCAGGAATCCGCTAGTATGTGGCCGGCTGAAGTTGGAGGTAAAATGGCGGGACATTGAAAAACAGGCATGAGCAGAAGTGGCGCAGGGTCAGCGAGCTTGAAATCGAGGTGCGGCGTCAGGAAGTAGCGCTCCGGGACAAGAAACGGCTGGTTAATGACCTTTGCATGGAAATAGGGGCCGCGCCGGCTTATGGCGCCCAGGAACTCGAACCGGTCATGCGAGAGCTTGCTCCGGGGGTGAGTCTTTTTGATGTGCTGCCGCTGGATGCCTGCGTGAAGCGGGTGTTGGAACAGCGCGATCGCTACGGCCTTGGGCCTGCGACGGTAAGGGACATCTTTGGAACGCTGTTGCGCGGCGGCTTTGATTTTACCTTGGTCAGCAGCAAGGGGAGATGCGAGCAGTTGCGCGCCCTTGCATTCATGTTGTCCCGAAACCGGCGCGTGTTCGTGCGCAGGCGCGACGGCAAGTGGGCGTTGAAGCGATAGGCCGGCCGCGAATCCCAACTCAGGAGTCAAATTGCACAGGGTGGAGGGGGCGATCGGTGCGGAGGTAATCGTCCTTTTTCTTCGTTCAATGCGGATTTCCGGGGAGCACCGATAGCTATTCGTCATCTTGCACTCCCATTCTTACCTCCACCACCACCGCCGGACAGGCTCGACCCCGGCACGATAGCCGCACACTAGCGTTGGATTGCAAATGGCTGGAGGATAGCTTGTCAGTGCGGCTTGGCTACGGTGTGTATCCCATGGGGAGCGCTCCCCATGGGATACACACCGTAGCATCACCGCACTCTCACCATAATCCCAAGCGACGGGTGCCAGGATCGGCGGGGGCTGGAAGAGGCAAGGAGGCAGCATCACTGTCCAATATATGGACAGTGTGAAGCTTGGGAGCTGGGGGGACCATCCGAACGGCACGGGTGATAATCGCTGTTGGCGCTTCCCCGGACTCTACGATTAATCCAGATGGTTAGACTCATGACGTTGCGTCCAGCCGGGCGCGTGGGAAACGGCGGAAGCAAGGAATTGAACATTGCGGAAGAGGGGGAGTCTGCTTATAGAGTGGGCCATTCGAACATATCGCAAGAAGACCATGGCAGGGCATTCTGAATTCAGGAGTCTCTCATACCGGGAAATGAACCGCTTCTGCCATCTGGCGCTGGTGTGGTGGGTGGCGGCGTTGTTCGGGGGAACGGTGACGCTGCAGGCCGCGCTGCAATTCGATGTCTTCCTGGGCTACGACGGCATCGTGCCGCAGGCGAGCTGGTTCCCGGTGGTATGCGAGGTCAAGAATGACGGGCCGACGTTCATGGGGACGGTCGAGGTAGAGGCGGAGTATGTCAACCGCGGCCAGGGCCGCCGGGCGGTGGTGGAGCTGCCGACCGGGACCCTGAAGCGATTTGTGATCCCAGTGTTCTCGGCCGCTGCCAGTTCCGGCGTCTGGAACGTACGGTTGCTGGATGAACGAGGCAAGGTGCGGGCCGAGCAGACGGCGTTGCGGGCAAGGCGATCAACCACATCCACCACGCCGTTGCTCGGCGCACTGGTGCGGACGCCGGCGGGACTGCCGGTGCTCCGGCCGATTCTGCCCCAGGACCAGAGTCTGCAACCGGCGGTAGCACGGTTGTTGCCGGGAATATTCCCTGACAACCCCCTTGTGCTGGAGGGATTGGATGCCCTCTACCTGAACTCTGAGGCGGCGCTGGACCTCAAGGCAGGCCAGGCAAAGGCGGTGCTGGCCTGGCTGCATGGCGGCGGGCACCTGATCGTGGGGGTGGAACAAGTTTCCGACATAACCGCGACACCCTGGCTGCGGGGCGTGCTGCCCTGCGAACTGCATGACATACAGCCGGTGCAGGATCATTCGGGGCTTCAAGCGTGGCTGCGCAGCGGAAACTGGCCGGCGAAGTTTGCCGGTTCGCTCCGGGGTCAGTCGGGGTCATCCACGCGAGGTGGCGCCGCGCCCGGCGCAGGGGTGAACACAGCGCATCCGTTCAGCAATCTGCCGGACGATCCGGCGTTTGAACTGGCCAGCGTGCAAGCGGCGACGGGGCAACTGCGCGATGGTCAAGTGCTGGTGGCTGCGGGAGACAAGCCGCTGATTGTCACGGCAACGCGCGGTTGTGGGCGAGTGACGCTGCTGCTGTTCAGCC encodes the following:
- the proB gene encoding glutamate 5-kinase — encoded protein: MRSAIIKDVTRIVVKLGTGVLTDSRKQPDLAQMEQLVAQMADQRRAGREVVLVSSGAVGAGMGALGFQKRPAELAELQACAAVGQSRLMAIYDKLFSAHGLAVAQILLTHDDLEHHERHLNARNTLVRLLANGIIPIINENDAVSFTELKFGDNDKLSALVASLLPADLLLILTSVDGVLENFGRANPRTIPVIERVDHTLEQKAGGTTSPTAVGGMASKIQAAKIAMRSGIPLVIASGRKKRVMARVVAGEEEGTLFVPQPTRLKGRKRWIAFFHHPKGALFVDAGAKKALREGGKSLLPPGVARCDGDFAAGDVVRICDTDGTEFARGIAGFGAGEVKARKLQRVEVVHRDNLVIL